The genomic DNA CAATTTGGATTGCTAATATTTTACGAGATCCAAAATCAGTCAGAGAGGAAACCGCAAAACGTATATTTAAAGCCTTGCGGACTGAAACAGATTTTAAAGGTTAAAAAGCTGTCTATCCCGATCTTCTGTTAAATACTCGTTGAGTTCAGCGAGTATTTTTTCTTTATTGGCTTCATTGGCATTCATTTTTTTAATTAAATAAGAACCAAGCAAAATTTTACGTCTAGTATCATCCTTCCTTTCCTGCTCTTTTTGCTTTGACCTTTCTCTAGCTTCGATAGCTTGTTTGCGAGCCTTTAACTGTTTCAGCTTTTCTAACTGGGCTTCGATTTTCTTTTCAAGAGTTTCAGCAGCTTTTGTCATGATTCAGATTTCGGGATATAGAAAACCACTCAAGCATAAGGCCCTATGAATTGAAATTCAAGCGGGCTATATGCTATCGTGTTTTTCATGAAATGCGCACTTACGACTTGGATTTCATCCAAGTCAAAGTTTGCGTAAGGGGATACCCCTTAACCCCAAAAAATTGCTACGCAATTTTTTAAAAGCAAAAGCAAAACCATCACAAGGCTAAGGCATGGCAATTTATCACTGTACGACTAAGACCGTTAACCGAAGTTCGGGACGAACTGCGGTAGCATCTATGGCCTATCGTGCAGGAGAAAAATTGACAGATGAACGGACAGGGTTAACGCACGACTTCACGAGAAAAGAAGGTGTGGTGTATACAGAGATTCTTTCTAACTTGGATACTGAATTAGACCGAAGCAAAGTTTGGAATTTGGCGGAAAAATCAGAAAATCGGAAAGATGCCCGAACCGCACGTGAATGGGTGATTGCTCTACCAGACGAGCTGGATGAAGAACAGCGAAAAGAACTAGCAAGAGAGTTTGCTCAATCTTTAGTAGACCGTTATGGGGTGGTTGCAGATTTAGCGATTCATGCACCTAGCAAAGGTGGAGATGATAAAAACCATCATGCACATATCTTACTGACAACTCGCAAAGCAGAATTAGATACTGAAAATAAACTGGTCCTCACTCAAAAATCGGAAATTGAGTTAAGTAACACCAAAAGAAAAAGCTTAGGCATGGGAACAAGCCAGGAAGAAATTAAACAGATTCGAGCCACCTGGGCAAACTTAGCCAATCATGCTCTGGAATATGCAGGGTATCGGGAAAGAATCGACCACCGCAGCTATGCCGATCAAGGTAATCAGATACAAGCCACCATACATGAAGGCAGTAAAGTCACCCAGATGCGCAGAAAGGGCATAGATACTGAAATTAGCCGTTTCAACGACACGATCAAACAGCAGAACAGCCAGCAGCTCCAATACAAACAACAGCACAAGGAACAGACCTTAGAACAGGGTTTCAACCGTGTTGAAAAAGGCTTTGAGCAATGGAAGAAAGATCAGGAAGCTAAACGCCTAGAACTGGAACATAAAAAGCAGTTAAAGCTACATCAAGAACAAGCGATGAAGCTGAAACAACGCAAAAGCATGAATAGAAATGGGCCTTCCCTATGAGCAATCAAAACGATTTAGACGACCAGTTATATATTTTATTGGCATCCATGAAGGAATACAGGGAAGCCATAGCAGATGATAACAAGCGATTAGAGACGTTTTACAATAAGGTAGCTAGTGGGGTACTAGAACAGAGCAAAAAGACCCTAAATAACGCAAATCAGGAAGCTACACACGCCCTTCAAGGTCGTATTCAGGAGTTAGATAAAGCCACCGATAAATTGAACTACAGATTTATTGCCTTGTTGTGTGCAATTTTCCTTAGTCTGGTATTAGTTTTCCTGTCTTTTATATTTTTATTTATTCCAAGTTTTGACGAGATCAAAGAACGTCGTGCAGAAGCAGCTTGGCTAG from Acinetobacter sp. YWS30-1 includes the following:
- a CDS encoding mobilization protein — its product is MTKAAETLEKKIEAQLEKLKQLKARKQAIEARERSKQKEQERKDDTRRKILLGSYLIKKMNANEANKEKILAELNEYLTEDRDRQLFNL
- the mobQ gene encoding MobQ family relaxase — protein: MAIYHCTTKTVNRSSGRTAVASMAYRAGEKLTDERTGLTHDFTRKEGVVYTEILSNLDTELDRSKVWNLAEKSENRKDARTAREWVIALPDELDEEQRKELAREFAQSLVDRYGVVADLAIHAPSKGGDDKNHHAHILLTTRKAELDTENKLVLTQKSEIELSNTKRKSLGMGTSQEEIKQIRATWANLANHALEYAGYRERIDHRSYADQGNQIQATIHEGSKVTQMRRKGIDTEISRFNDTIKQQNSQQLQYKQQHKEQTLEQGFNRVEKGFEQWKKDQEAKRLELEHKKQLKLHQEQAMKLKQRKSMNRNGPSL